A single Arcobacter sp. FWKO B DNA region contains:
- a CDS encoding tyrosine-type recombinase/integrase — protein sequence MKYPIDFLDSFNKSLLFWMQNFIKMKLSTLSNRQVSDTEAFAQILYRFRKPIEKIEELKSLTKQARQCGLIGINTYINPLEKLYYELCKSGFASLEEIDEEYIIDFLAIHTSNLADATKKNYKMAVLSFFKYIDKNNKDDHGKSFVYGFELKNWAGLSGQKGNKLPTHLNDEEIKKFLEALEITEFKNYSSAKNRLLIKTILYSGMRVSEALGLKYKDITLENGYYLFRILGKGNKYRLAMIQENHIKKDLQMWLEYRPIDCELLFCSRTAQKLSQPYVSYIMEKILSVAGLRKEKNGAHMLRHSFGTKLYNQSHDLILVQEALGHSDINTSRIYTHFDKERLKKAANIFDEDSSN from the coding sequence ATGAAGTATCCCATAGACTTCTTAGATTCATTTAATAAAAGTTTATTATTTTGGATGCAAAACTTTATCAAAATGAAACTATCAACACTTTCAAATCGTCAAGTAAGTGATACTGAGGCTTTTGCTCAAATATTGTATCGATTTAGAAAACCTATAGAAAAAATTGAAGAATTAAAAAGCCTTACAAAACAAGCAAGGCAATGTGGACTTATAGGTATCAATACCTATATTAATCCTCTTGAAAAGTTGTATTATGAATTATGTAAATCTGGTTTTGCTTCACTTGAAGAAATAGATGAAGAATACATAATAGATTTTTTGGCAATTCACACTTCAAATCTTGCAGATGCAACTAAAAAGAACTACAAAATGGCTGTTTTGTCTTTTTTTAAATATATTGACAAAAACAACAAAGATGATCATGGAAAATCTTTTGTTTATGGCTTTGAGCTTAAAAACTGGGCTGGTCTATCTGGGCAAAAAGGGAATAAGCTCCCTACTCATCTAAATGACGAGGAAATAAAAAAATTTTTAGAAGCATTAGAAATTACTGAATTTAAAAATTATTCAAGTGCAAAAAATAGACTACTAATCAAAACAATTCTATATAGCGGTATGAGAGTTAGTGAAGCGTTAGGGTTGAAATATAAAGATATTACACTTGAAAATGGTTATTATCTATTTAGAATTTTAGGTAAGGGAAATAAGTACCGCCTAGCAATGATACAAGAAAATCACATCAAAAAAGATTTGCAAATGTGGCTTGAATATAGACCAATTGATTGTGAACTCCTTTTTTGTAGTAGAACTGCCCAAAAACTATCACAACCATATGTATCATATATAATGGAAAAAATACTGAGTGTTGCTGGATTAAGAAAAGAAAAAAACGGTGCACATATGCTAAGACACAGCTTTGGAACAAAATTATATAATCAAAGCCATGACCTTATATTAGTACAAGAAGCCTTAGGACACAGTGACATTAATACATCTAGAATATATACACATTTCGATAAAGAAAGATTAAAAAAAGCTGCAAATATTTTTGATGAAGATAGTTCTAACTAA
- the cheB gene encoding chemotaxis-specific protein-glutamate methyltransferase CheB: MYTVLVIDDSPSMRRLLTDLINKIDEFEVVATAMDAYDAREKIKEYEPDLVTIDINMPKMDGVTFLRNLMRLHPMPAVVISGESVRGNDIFDDGAVGFVPKPEGGESISSFGERVKDTLLNLTFLLKRYTLKKPKGTKTEVSKKLSGSKGGFEVERKVHPDEVLPSRPAVISGPRVIAIGSSTGGVESLLKVFSGLVEGLPPIVITQHIPYGFSSSFAQRLNQSSVLTVYEAEDGMILEKSHAYLAPGNKHLTLERQRDNTYKIVLLDTVKVSRHRPSVDIMFRSVNNSVGGSAMAIMMTGMGDDGSIGMKELYDNGAYTVAQNEESCIVFGMPAKAIEAGAVKDICHLNDISRYIIEFASNKRR, encoded by the coding sequence ATGTATACAGTTTTAGTTATTGATGACTCTCCTTCTATGAGGCGATTGTTAACTGACCTTATTAATAAAATAGATGAGTTCGAAGTTGTAGCAACGGCAATGGATGCGTATGATGCAAGAGAAAAAATAAAAGAATATGAGCCTGATTTAGTAACAATAGATATTAATATGCCTAAAATGGATGGAGTGACTTTTTTGAGAAATCTAATGAGGCTTCATCCTATGCCAGCAGTCGTAATATCTGGAGAAAGCGTCAGAGGAAATGATATCTTTGATGATGGTGCAGTCGGTTTTGTACCTAAACCAGAAGGTGGTGAAAGTATAAGTTCTTTTGGTGAAAGAGTTAAAGATACATTACTAAATCTTACATTCTTACTTAAAAGATATACACTAAAAAAACCTAAAGGGACAAAAACAGAGGTTAGTAAAAAACTAAGTGGTTCAAAAGGTGGATTTGAAGTAGAAAGAAAAGTTCACCCAGATGAAGTTTTACCTAGTCGCCCTGCAGTTATTAGTGGACCTAGAGTTATTGCTATTGGTTCGTCAACAGGTGGAGTTGAATCTTTATTAAAAGTTTTTTCTGGTTTGGTTGAAGGTTTACCACCAATAGTAATTACACAACATATTCCTTATGGTTTTTCTAGTTCCTTTGCACAAAGATTAAATCAAAGTTCTGTTCTTACAGTATATGAAGCTGAAGATGGGATGATACTTGAAAAATCTCATGCATATCTTGCTCCTGGTAATAAGCATCTCACACTTGAAAGACAAAGAGATAATACATATAAAATTGTATTACTTGATACTGTAAAAGTTAGTAGACATAGACCAAGTGTTGATATTATGTTTAGAAGTGTAAATAATAGTGTTGGTGGAAGTGCTATGGCTATAATGATGACTGGTATGGGTGATGATGGAAGTATAGGTATGAAAGAACTATACGATAATGGCGCCTATACTGTTGCACAAAATGAAGAGAGTTGTATTGTTTTTGGTATGCCAGCTAAAGCTATAGAAGCAGGAGCAGTTAAAGATATATGCCACTTAAACGATATATCAAGGTATATTATAGAATTTGCAAGCAATAAAAGAAGATAG
- a CDS encoding chemotaxis protein CheD: protein MIIIGHKDGSIEKASNTRFNQRVKGFLAHTVIGGEFAVGSDLEGIAFKTLLGSCVAIMFYDSVTKVKGMNHFLLPHTNSSNDDMKYGLYSVEAMLNEMYKLGCRKQNMTAKIAGGADVMKLGHSKDTIGFRNVSFAKDFCHSEGFRLISEHVRGEHGRLILLTDNFETFIKVTQKTETDAQISAEEAKLQREISKAPVIKEYVGGVDLFDTPNKAEPEMEIELF, encoded by the coding sequence TTGATTATAATTGGCCACAAAGATGGTAGTATAGAAAAAGCTTCAAATACTAGATTTAACCAAAGGGTTAAAGGTTTTTTGGCTCATACTGTGATTGGTGGTGAATTTGCTGTTGGAAGTGATTTGGAAGGTATTGCATTTAAAACACTTCTTGGCTCATGTGTTGCTATTATGTTTTATGATAGTGTAACAAAAGTCAAAGGTATGAATCATTTTTTATTGCCACATACAAATAGTTCTAATGATGATATGAAGTATGGTTTATATTCTGTTGAGGCGATGCTCAATGAAATGTATAAACTTGGATGTAGAAAACAAAATATGACTGCAAAGATTGCTGGCGGTGCTGATGTAATGAAACTAGGGCACTCAAAAGACACTATAGGCTTTAGAAATGTATCGTTTGCAAAAGATTTTTGTCACTCTGAGGGATTTAGATTAATTTCAGAGCATGTAAGAGGTGAGCACGGTAGGTTAATTTTACTTACTGATAACTTTGAGACCTTTATTAAGGTTACTCAAAAAACAGAAACTGATGCACAAATTTCAGCTGAAGAAGCTAAACTTCAAAGAGAAATTTCTAAGGCTCCTGTTATTAAAGAATATGTTGGTGGAGTTGATTTATTTGATACTCCTAATAAAGCTGAACCAGAAATGGAAATAGAGCTATTTTAA
- a CDS encoding CheR family methyltransferase gives MQDTIHLHDKVKKILYSLTGITLNENKDIMIANRLQKLKRDTKFHGNLDELLASIEQGKFVTEFINSFTTNKTHFFREEFHFADLRDRILPEFAKSGKEIKMFCSASSTGEEPYSMAMTVAEVSEILGVKIRASILATDIDTNVLQYAADGVYRFSKSSKEFPDWIKPQKYFKRRVQKNLVSEEILIKVKDDLKRMITFGVLNLSDPSYPFERHEFDVIFCRNVLIYFSDVDQNKILKKLFKHLKIGGTLYLGHSESPQDLMSYVTRVGQNIFVKNKDID, from the coding sequence ATGCAAGATACAATACATCTACATGATAAAGTAAAAAAAATTTTGTATTCATTAACTGGGATAACACTTAATGAAAACAAAGATATAATGATAGCTAATAGGCTCCAAAAGTTAAAAAGGGATACAAAATTCCATGGTAATTTGGATGAGTTATTAGCATCTATTGAACAAGGTAAGTTTGTAACGGAATTTATTAATTCTTTTACTACAAATAAAACTCATTTTTTTAGGGAAGAGTTTCATTTTGCTGATTTAAGGGATAGGATTTTACCTGAATTTGCTAAAAGTGGAAAAGAAATAAAAATGTTTTGTAGTGCCAGTTCAACTGGAGAAGAACCGTATTCAATGGCAATGACTGTTGCAGAAGTATCTGAAATATTAGGTGTTAAAATTCGTGCATCAATACTTGCTACTGATATAGATACTAATGTATTACAATATGCGGCTGATGGTGTATATAGATTTTCTAAAAGTTCAAAAGAATTTCCTGATTGGATTAAACCACAAAAATATTTTAAAAGAAGAGTGCAAAAAAACTTAGTCAGTGAAGAGATACTTATCAAAGTAAAAGATGACTTGAAAAGAATGATTACATTTGGTGTTTTAAATTTAAGTGATCCAAGTTATCCTTTTGAAAGACATGAGTTTGATGTGATTTTTTGCAGGAATGTTTTAATATATTTTAGTGATGTGGATCAAAATAAGATTTTAAAGAAGTTATTTAAACATCTTAAAATAGGCGGTACTTTGTATTTAGGGCATAGTGAGAGTCCTCAAGATTTAATGAGTTATGTTACAAGAGTAGGGCAGAATATATTTGTTAAAAATAAGGATATTGATTGA
- a CDS encoding chemotaxis protein CheA, which translates to MAGFDISMYREMFLEEAVELFESADNVLLEAENNGSLTDEQMGQLFRDVHTLKGSGASVELVYFAKFTHEVENMMDKLRNHVIEFIPEMASTLIDCMDVMKEILHLEAAGEMDQDKLDSMTHNLLAEIKGYLSGTHPSSAPSETVSVESTSTTQISDSFADKSEEDSIGFFDDSIDPTKFNKAYGFFKEEYQNPQAFGFYSDELQARSESAPTVATKNYEENDNFGFFDEMPAISPDNKELSYEKPEPNIEKPKSVTPAPIKKQAPVASKADAGPKDEDDKKSASLASATNNIRVNLDKIDTLMNNVGDLVITNAMLTQFATSISETKTRVAVLERLELLERHIREMQDSIMSIRMVPMESIYSKFPKVIRDISKKLNKKVEFKHYGDAVEIDKAMIEGLTDPLMHIIRNSLDHGIETPEDRLKVGKNETGTISISAEQANGQMIITIKDDGKGIDGNKVAAKALEKGLIDENQFAQMNENDKAMLVFGAGVSTADAITDISGRGVGMDVVKTNIHKLGGIIRLETELGFGTVITIVLPLTLAILDGLDIAVGDKKFILPLSAIVESLQPTKEMIKKIGDGTQDLLMLREEFIPVVKLYQLFNDVEPKYHNLEDGMLIVVKAGNQKVALFIDEFLHQHQVVVKPLDKNFRSVEGIGAATVRGDGSIGLILDILGIIDAQKKIDRHDLEFKKKKVS; encoded by the coding sequence ATGGCTGGTTTTGATATTTCGATGTATAGAGAGATGTTCCTAGAAGAAGCTGTTGAGTTATTTGAATCTGCTGATAATGTTCTTCTTGAAGCTGAGAACAACGGTAGCTTGACTGATGAGCAAATGGGTCAGTTATTCCGTGATGTTCATACATTAAAAGGTAGTGGTGCTTCTGTTGAGCTTGTATACTTTGCAAAATTTACTCATGAAGTTGAAAACATGATGGATAAGCTTAGAAATCATGTTATTGAGTTTATTCCTGAAATGGCTAGTACATTAATAGATTGTATGGATGTTATGAAAGAGATACTACATTTAGAAGCTGCTGGGGAGATGGATCAAGATAAACTTGATTCAATGACACATAACTTATTAGCTGAAATCAAAGGATATTTAAGCGGAACACATCCATCATCAGCTCCTAGTGAGACAGTATCAGTTGAATCTACAAGTACTACGCAAATTTCTGACTCTTTTGCGGATAAAAGTGAAGAAGATTCAATAGGATTTTTTGATGATAGCATTGATCCAACAAAATTCAATAAAGCTTATGGCTTTTTTAAAGAAGAATATCAAAATCCTCAAGCATTTGGTTTTTATAGCGATGAACTTCAAGCAAGATCAGAAAGTGCACCTACTGTAGCAACAAAAAATTATGAAGAAAACGACAATTTTGGATTTTTTGACGAAATGCCAGCAATTAGCCCTGATAACAAAGAATTATCATATGAAAAACCAGAACCTAATATTGAAAAACCAAAATCAGTTACTCCTGCTCCTATAAAAAAACAAGCTCCTGTAGCTTCAAAAGCTGATGCTGGTCCAAAAGATGAAGATGATAAAAAATCTGCTTCACTAGCAAGTGCAACAAATAATATCCGTGTAAATCTTGATAAAATTGACACTTTAATGAATAATGTTGGTGATCTTGTTATAACAAATGCTATGTTAACTCAGTTTGCAACTTCAATATCTGAAACAAAAACTAGAGTAGCTGTACTTGAAAGATTAGAGTTACTTGAAAGACATATTAGAGAGATGCAAGATTCTATTATGAGCATAAGAATGGTTCCTATGGAATCTATTTATTCTAAATTTCCTAAAGTTATAAGAGATATTTCTAAAAAATTAAATAAAAAAGTAGAATTCAAGCACTATGGTGATGCTGTTGAGATTGATAAAGCTATGATTGAAGGTCTAACAGATCCATTAATGCATATTATTAGAAACTCATTAGATCATGGTATTGAAACGCCAGAGGATAGATTAAAAGTTGGAAAAAATGAAACTGGAACTATTAGTATAAGTGCTGAACAAGCTAATGGTCAGATGATTATTACTATAAAAGATGATGGTAAAGGTATTGATGGCAATAAAGTTGCTGCAAAAGCACTAGAAAAAGGTTTAATAGACGAAAATCAATTTGCACAAATGAATGAAAATGATAAGGCAATGTTGGTTTTTGGAGCAGGGGTTAGTACAGCTGATGCTATTACTGATATTTCTGGTCGTGGTGTTGGAATGGATGTTGTTAAGACAAATATCCATAAACTTGGTGGTATTATTAGACTTGAAACTGAGTTAGGTTTTGGTACAGTAATCACTATAGTTCTTCCATTAACACTTGCTATTTTGGATGGTCTTGATATAGCAGTTGGTGATAAAAAGTTTATTTTACCGCTTAGTGCTATAGTAGAGTCACTTCAACCAACAAAAGAGATGATCAAAAAAATTGGTGATGGTACACAAGATTTATTAATGCTTAGAGAAGAGTTTATTCCTGTTGTTAAGCTGTATCAATTATTTAATGATGTTGAACCAAAGTATCATAACCTTGAAGATGGAATGCTTATAGTTGTAAAAGCAGGAAATCAAAAAGTTGCACTATTTATAGATGAATTTTTACATCAACATCAAGTTGTTGTTAAGCCACTTGATAAAAACTTCAGAAGTGTTGAAGGAATTGGTGCAGCAACAGTTAGAGGTGATGGTAGTATAGGGCTTATTCTTGATATTCTTGGAATTATTGATGCACAAAAGAAAATTGATAGACATGATTTAGAGTTCAAAAAGAAAAAAGTATCTTAA
- a CDS encoding response regulator — MAKLLIVDDSTMLRDMLSYALSEGGYSDVVEAVDGVDGLEKAKSALFDLIITDVNMPNMDGLTLIGELRKLPQYSSKPILVLTTERSDEMKAKGKAAGATGWIVKPFVPDQLLKAVNIVLSR, encoded by the coding sequence ATGGCAAAATTATTAATAGTTGATGATTCAACAATGTTAAGGGATATGTTAAGCTATGCCTTAAGTGAAGGTGGGTATAGCGATGTTGTTGAAGCTGTTGATGGGGTAGATGGTTTAGAAAAAGCCAAATCAGCTCTTTTTGATTTAATAATTACAGATGTAAACATGCCAAATATGGATGGTTTGACTTTAATTGGTGAGCTAAGAAAACTTCCTCAGTATAGTTCTAAACCTATTTTAGTTTTGACAACTGAAAGAAGTGATGAAATGAAAGCAAAAGGAAAAGCTGCGGGGGCTACTGGTTGGATTGTTAAGCCTTTTGTTCCTGATCAATTGCTTAAAGCAGTAAATATTGTTTTAAGTAGATAA